A DNA window from Arachis hypogaea cultivar Tifrunner chromosome 18, arahy.Tifrunner.gnm2.J5K5, whole genome shotgun sequence contains the following coding sequences:
- the LOC112772781 gene encoding elongation factor 1-gamma, whose amino-acid sequence MALILHAGKTNKNAYKALIAAEYVGVQVELAPNFEMGVSNKTPEFLKMNPIGKVPVLETPEGPVFESNAIARYVARLKGDNSLYGSSPIDYGHIEQWIDFSSMEIDANISRWFFPRLGFLPYLPPVEEAAISGLKRALGALNTHLTCNTYLVGHSVTLADIITTCNLYLGFSNILVKSFTSEFPHVERYFWTMVNQPNFRKILGEVKQTEAVPPVPSAKKPSQPKESKPKAKNEPKKEAKKEPEKPKVEEEEEEEAPKPKAKNPLDLLPPSKMILDEWKRLYSNTKTNFREVAIKGFWDMYDPEGYSLWFCDYKYQDENTVTFVTMNKVGGFLQRMDLARKYAFGKMLVIGSQPPFKVKGLWLFRGPEIPKFVLDECYDMELYEWTKVDISDENQKERVNQMIEDAEPFEGEPLLDAKCFK is encoded by the exons ATGGCGTTG ATTCTGCATGCaggtaaaacaaacaaaaatgctTACAAGGCACTCATTGCAGCTGAGTATGTTGGTGTGCAAGTTGAGTTGGCGCCCAATTTTGAGATGGGTGTCTCTAACAAAACTCCAGAGTTTCTCAAGATGAATCCTATTGGCAAG GTTCCGGTGTTAGAGACACCAGAGGGCCCTGTATTTGAGAGCAATGCAATTGCTCGTTATG TTGCTCGTTTAAAGGGGGACAACAGTTTATATGGTTCCTCCCCTATTGATTAT GGCCACATCGAGCAATGGATTGATTTTTCATCAATGGAGATTGATGCTAATATTAGTAGGTGGTTCTTCCCGAGATTGGGATTTCTTCCTTACCTTCCTCCA GTTGAGGAGGCCGCAATTTCTGGACTGAAGAGAGCTTTGGGTGCTTTGAACACTCACCTTACTTGCAATACCTACCTAGTTGGGCATTCAGTGACCCTAGCTGACATCATAACAACATGCAATTTGTATTTGGGTTTCAGTAATATCTTGGTTAAGAGTTTCACTTCAGAGTTTCCTCATGTTGAGAGATACTTTTGGACCATGGTTAATCAGCCAAACTTTCGAAAGATACTAGGTGAAGTCAAGCAGACTGAAGCTGTTCCACCTGTTCCATCTGCAAAGAAGCCTTCCCAGCCAAAAGAATCTAAGCCCAAGGCGAAGAACGAGCcaaagaaagaagcaaagaaagAGCCAGAGAAACCCAAagtagaggaggaggaggaggaagaggctcCCAAGCCCAAAGCCAAGAATCCTCTTGATCTTCTTCCTCCAAGTAAGATGATACTAGATGAGTGGAAAAGGCTGTACTCCAACACCAAAACCAATTTTCGCGAGGTTGCAATCAAAG GATTTTGGGACATGTATGATCCAGAGGGATACTCTTTGTGGTTCTGTGATTACAAATACCAGGATGAGAACACTGTTACCTTTGTGACAATGAACAAGGTTGGTGGTTTTCTTCAGCGGATGGATTTAGCTCGAAAGTATGCATTTGGAAAAATGCTTGTAATTGGATCACAACCACCCTTCAAGGTGAAGGGGTTGTGGCTTTTCCGTGGGCCGGAAATTCCAAAGTTTGTGCTTGATGAATGCTATGATATGGAGCTTTATGAATGGACTAAGGTTGACATATCTGATGAAAATCAGAAGGAGCGGGTCAATCAGATGATTGAAGATGCCGAACCGTTCGAGGGAGAGCCTCTTTTGGATGCTAagtgctttaagtga